The sequence TTCTCAGCCTGATGTGCTGTCCCCAACACCACCTTTGCATGCAAGATCAGAGGCTATGTCAACTTCACACCCAGTTTCCTACATATCAAAGCCAGTAAGTAATGATAAAACTAAATCAGGCTATCCTCAATGCTTGTGATGAGTGGAATTTAATGAGATGACATTGATACAGCCTATCAACAGAAAAGGAGAGATGATGGATGAGTAACTTTGATATCTAAGGCTAAGAACAGCTACCCTTAGTTGAGTTGCTTGAACTTCACAGGGTCAAATGTTCTCGTGCTTCACACAGGTCAGAAGATTAACAGAACATTTAGAAATTAATGATCAGAAAATACTGTGCATGCTTGTCATGAGAGATGGCAAAAGGTCCTGGCTAATAACTTCCTATTTAGCAACTGCAGGctcagaagcttttttttctgagtgtgtCTGTGTTACTGACTTCTCTTACTGAGTCTTGAATGGACCAAGCAAGGGATGCTATGTGATTTAGGATAACTGTGACTTATAATCAATGTATTTTCTCAATATGTATTGTGGAGTCTCTACTTTAAAAAGCAACCATAAAGCTGTAATacccttcttttctttctcatattAAAGCTGACATTACCTCTCCAGATATTAAAccagaggaaattttttttttcagaagtttttgcTGACTTTTCAAAGTTATTCTATTGTAatgtctttaaaatgaaaatttaactCAAATTTAGCTTGGAATTAACCATCATTTTGCTCTGTAGTCCTGGGGTAGTTGTAGACATGGTTTAAGagattgtgtgtgtgtgtacatagGTGATGTTGCTCCttgtatgttttttttcctaccttgGGTAGAAAGGAGCAAGATAATGGAAACTCTCATTGCTCacaatttgtttgtttgcttaatTGTTTAGTTTAGTGCCTCAGGTTGTGGAATTACGAAGTTCTGCATTAGGAATCCTACAAACTGTGATCCTGGAAGTGCATCCTGCTTTTTTCTATCCTTCCAACAAGAGGAGAGCTCAGTTTTTATTGAAATGAGTGGTCCAAGTGAAGGATATTTAGCACTTGCATTTTCCCATGACCAGTGGATGGTGAGtgttctgttttaatttctgtagcTGCTTTTGTGATGTTAGTAAAGTTTGAATCGAAATGCACATGGAAAATGGAAGTACTGTCAGATGTCACACAAAATGTGACTCTCCCATAGTGCTAAAACACAGGTTGTTTCTTATAGGCAAATATTCACTTTTAGCTCAGGACTGAATAACTGCAGTAGAATTTCCCTATGGATATCTCTTATGGCAGAATTCAGCCTGTCTCACTGAAATTCCTGGTTAAATCAATCTATTTACCCATCTAAAAAAATCTTACGTCTCAGAAGCTGAGTTGTTATTCTGAAAACCATTTGCATTTGATCTTTGAATGTTACTCCTATACAAACAGTCTTAGTGTTGAAAGATACTTCTTTCTGACTTATGTTAAAGTGAAGGGATGATGCTGTTGATAGATGCATAATCCATAAGATACTTGTTGCACAAAGAAGTGCTGTTTATATTCATATCCCTAGTGCAGGAACACTTGGTTCTTAGCAACACTTTttttacaggagaaaaaaaatcttgtaacGGAAGTGGATTTTTAAATCACTCCAACATTCATCTCTGAATTTACTAAACTAAATTTAGTACACAGGACAAAATCATTAAAGAAACTTCTGATTGTGTGGTTGTTACTCTGGGAGGGTAGAGTGAATCATAATGCGTGTCGCTATGTGTCATCTCTTTGACTTGATGTGGTTCCTCAGTAATAATatgatttgtttgaaaaatggaaaataaaagcttgaTAACTacagaaatctgaaattttgCTGTCTTTATGAAATCAAAGACCTTTTGAAGACTGCCAGTAGTGTTTTTTATTGGGCtatagatatttttcttttcaactcTGCAGGGTGGTGATGATGCTTATCTGTGTGTTAATGAGGATCACCGCGTTCATGTCAGCACTGCCCATCTGAAGGAGCGAAGTCATCCTCTCTTGGATTCAGAGGTATGTTTTAAAACAACTCAGATGCCTTCACAGATGTAGCTTTGAAGTAAAGTATGCTGCTGTtttatgcttttgttttgcacagCATGTGTAAATACTGAAGTGGGTCCATAATTCTCTAAGGTGAGATTGACTGGGCTCTTATTTCCTGTAAATGTTAACTTTGGAAGTCTAAATTTAATTTGTAAAGGTAATCATGTGATGGGAGCTTAGTCTATTTAGAACCTTTGTCCTTATTATTAGTCTGTCCCTTTGCTAGAACTGCAGTTGCAACTGGTATGTCCTGGGTTAAACATTGTTATGGGCTGTAAAAATTAGTGATAGTAAGTTCAAATCCTAAGTTGCTATGTTGACTTACTGACATAACTCTTGCATACTAATTTAGAAGAAGATCCCTTCCCTGGATCATTCGCATTCTTTCTTTATACATCAGTGACACTCTTGTCTTTTGCAGGGCTACTTTTAAGCCAATTACTCTGCCAGCCTGAAAACACTGAGTATTAATTGTCTCCTGTTTTACAGAATGCACTTGAAGATGTGTCGTGGAGGCTTGCAGATGGTGTTCTTCAATGTTCTTTCAGGAGGAGCATTCGTCTCCCTGCCTATACAGGGAGATTTAATCTGGATACCAGTTACTACATCTTTCTGGCAGATGGGGAAGCTAGTGAAGGTAAACTTGACTTGCATATAGAGTTGCTTTTCTACAGCTCCAAATGAGTTAGTAACCCTTCTGTAAGAAGATATGGCTTAGGTGAGAACTGGTGTCTGAATTAAGGTTTACAAGTTTGAGGCCTTTGATTCACTTACCTTTACTGCATCTCTGGATCATGGATTTGCTTGTGGCAGTTATTGCAAATTTACTCATATGTATTGTATGCTCACTTGATCATAGGAACTGATAGCTTCTTGAGAGCTGgccacatatttttttttttaacttttaaatgGAGACTAGAATCAAAGGgaatttttctttgtgtcttaTGTATGTAGcggagaggaaaaaggaatttcctGTAGCTGCATgagttgtgttttctgtgttaaGTGTGCAGGTAGCTTAGCTGATGTTAGGTTCTTGCCAGATTGTGTGTTAGCTTGTGTGATTATGCACAGTGGTCACAAGAATGCTTGAATGAGGAATGGGTGCCCTTACAAGGGCAGTGGCTTTAATTAGCAAGAAATAAACCACTTTGTCACTGCTCAGGTGGACCGATACACAAACATGGTCGTCAGCCCCTGGTCACCGATGGACTGTACAACGTCACAGGCCTTCCTCAGGATATCGGAGGTTCCCGGGCCCCACGCCTTATCAAGGCTCATGGTAAGCTGCAGTTTCTAGTTTGGTCTCCCAGTTCTAGACTTGCTGAGACTGCAGGTTATTGCAGAGTTGGTATTTCCTCTTGTCTTTCTGGCATTTATGTTGTATATTCTGTTGGCTAGCAAGATCTGATACTCTGGTAGCAGGGTGaagttattaatttttcattccaaGAACAGTGTTGGAAGATTGTTTTTGCCCAGGAAAATGAACCCATTCTTGCCTTTTCCCTTAAATTTATAATTGAGACTTGtttattactttatttcaaGTTGTTGTAGTTGCATTTTTGGTTTAGCTGTATTTGAAATGAGAAACCACTCAACTGGAAGTCTAGAGTCACTAAAGTTGATGGGAGTTTTTCTCCCACACTACTGGACTTGAATGCAGGTCCATGATAGAACTGCTGCTCATTCTTTGTCACACATGTTGTAGCAATGTCATCTTTCATTCTCTGATGTCTGAGTTGGTGATAGAATGTTTTCTCTCACCAGTATGTACAAAGAGTTCTCTCACCAGTATGTACAATGTATCTTTTGCATGGATATTTCTGTTCTCTAGCAAGATAAAGGCTGTGAAGCTGTGGCCTGAACCAGGTGATATGTTTTTAATCATTGATGAAGTCTGACCATGTGCATGTGAACTATACTACATAGCCTTGGAAGTTGTATTTGTGTGCACTTAAGTTACCTACCACTTACCTTGTTGggttatttgttttttcctgttttcaggaGCACTCATGTTTGTTGCTTGGATTACCACGGTTAGTATTGGTGTTATTGTTGCACGATTCTTCAAACCTGTCTGGTCTCATTCATTCCTACTTGGAAAGGAGCTGTGGTTTCAGGTGGGCAAAATCTCTATGTATCTCCAGCTGTATTTTCTAGCATTATTGCAAGCAGAATTATAAACCTACTAGATACTAGAAATAGACTAAACATGGTATGATTTACATCTTTCTTTAATCTTATAAAGCGGAACAATTAAAAATCAGAAGTTCACCTACTTTACTAGTAAAGATAAAGTCTTAAGCAGGGATTTAGAAGATCTTTTAACTGTAGGTCTATTTAATGTCTTTTAATGACGTATTTAAGAAAGCTGTAGAGTTTCTAAAAGCAAACTGAACTTTTCTAGGTGCATCGTATGCTTATGTTGACCACAGTCATGCTTACAAGCATTTCTTTTGTGTTGCCTTTTGTATACCGAGGAGGCTGGAGCCACGTAAGTGTGTTTTTGTCTTGTTTGTTAACTCAAAGGTACAGGTGGGACTAAATGAATGAGGAAGTCCACTGCCAGCTATTATGACTATTTCTAAGTAAATACCTGTGAAAGCTGTTTTTAAGTAGGCTGATTTCAAATTCTAGCAACACAGAAGAGGATTTTTGTCTCCTTTAAACTGCACTGAAAAATTTtggtgttttcctttcttcctctttctcccaAATAAATTGTTTGCTCATAGTTTCTTTATGTGCTATTTTGGTTTTACTGTTTCCTTAGAGAATATAATCTTGGGAAGGGAGTAAGGATGTGATGGCTGGCATAAGCATGGTAAACCTGCTGGGAATAAGTGTTTTTGTGAACTTAGACATAACAGTGAGTGATAAGCTTAGTCTGGAGCAGTAGCTAGATAGAGATTGTATACCTGTTGCTTTCACCTGTACTCTGTTTGATGCAAGGTGACATCAGAAGTTGGAAGGTCTAGAGAGTATTTGAATTCAAGGTAGGAGAATATGGTCAAGGGTGTGAGCTAGAGAAATTGAGTAAAACATTTTTGGGTGAAAGAGAAGACCCATACTGGGATGAGATATAAAATAGGCCTATCCTGGAGACACAGGATTGAGGCTGGAGATCTTGGACTATGGCTTATATAGTCATGTTAGTCTGCTCTTCAGCTGGTGGAATTTCTCAATACAGCCAAAAGGTGGGACAAACCCTGAGCAGAGACATACCAGTGTGTCTGCTACCAAGGCATACAGTCTCCATCTGCCTGCAGGGCAGCTTGTGTCCTGTTGCctctctcagtgctgctccatTGTAAGTTATAGTACATGAGTTAATACAATTTGCAACTGTTTTGgtcttttctctctgtttataTAGAtattatatttaagaaaaatgtcCTCTGTTTAGCAAGCAGGTTTTCATCCTTATCTTGGCTGTGGTGTGATGGCTTTGACAATCTTTCAACCACTTATGGCAGGTTTCAGACCATCTCGTCATGCACCAAGGTACAACTGACTCATTAAATTACAGCCACAGGAATTAAATGTGACTGTTTCTTTaaacattctttttaaaattacaagtTTTTACAGCTTGATAGTAGGCAAAATGTTCTTTGATTTGAACCCCCTTCCCTCAGCTGTGTAATCAATAAAATGTTTCATTGTTTTGTAGGAGGCAATTGTTTAACTGGTTTCACTGGAGTACTGGTACAACAGCTAGAATATTAGCTGGTGAGTAGAAGTAATAGTTGTAATTCCCATTTAACTGATTTAAAGGAGCTTTGCCCTTTGTTTGGGCTGTTGTTCATTTAAAACATCTATTACATCTAGTCCAGGCTTGTCTGAAGATCCTTTTTCTTGGCCATCTTTTGTGTGAGTTTTAAGGGGTCACTGGATACAACTAAGAGAAAAAGTGACTTTAAAACCAAAGGAATTACCGGCAAATCTGAAATTCCTCTGTAATGAGTACCTGTCCTTATCTTCATGATTTCTTGTTGTCTTGGAAGATACAAGAATAGTATTCTTACAGTAGCACAGTTCAATATTATTGAATGAGAGGAATTTCACTTGTGGATCCAGGAGCTGGGTTTAATTCTACTAAAGAGGCAAGCTTCCACAGAAATCTGCAGCACTATTATTGTGGTGACTGGTCTTGTTGGTAGTCACAAATGCTGGTTACAAATGTGTGGCTGGAATGTGATAGGGCATTAAGCAGGTTGAAAACCATCTTGGCCTTTTCTTCTTGTCGTGGTGCTCAAACTACCAAAAAAGTCCAAAACAACTCCCTATTCCCTCTCAAAAAGCCTTCAACAAGTTTTAGTGGTATGAGCTCTTTTAACCTCATTCCTCAA is a genomic window of Oenanthe melanoleuca isolate GR-GAL-2019-014 chromosome 8, OMel1.0, whole genome shotgun sequence containing:
- the FRRS1 gene encoding ferric-chelate reductase 1 isoform X2, which translates into the protein MAVLLRLCHCNRRTGCKMELPGIVLAVWMFVCLCASVVGYPNGKVREACTNMIPCHGGSPQLSPEHSITVNGTEFKPGDSIEVHLSGPDFEGFFIQARDSEHLDSPAVGSFVLADRRHSQLLTCGRTKNSAVSHTSKAKKKDIKVYWIAPGDAPKNVQFLATVVKKYRIFWVKIPGPIISQPDVLSPTPPLHARSEAMSTSHPVSYISKPFSASGCGITKFCIRNPTNCDPGSASCFFLSFQQEESSVFIEMSGPSEGYLALAFSHDQWMGGDDAYLCVNEDHRVHVSTAHLKERSHPLLDSENALEDVSWRLADGVLQCSFRRSIRLPAYTGRFNLDTSYYIFLADGEASEGGPIHKHGRQPLVTDGLYNVTGLPQDIGGSRAPRLIKAHGALMFVAWITTVSIGVIVARFFKPVWSHSFLLGKELWFQVHRMLMLTTVMLTSISFVLPFVYRGGWSHQAGFHPYLGCGVMALTIFQPLMAGFRPSRHAPRRQLFNWFHWSTGTTARILAVVTMFLGMDLPALNLPDPWDTYAMIGFVAWHVGTDVLLEIHSYCLIRKVEVIEDDRVQILQSLTSAEAEGHLFKQIVLTIYICGNIVFLVAFLIAINQV
- the FRRS1 gene encoding ferric-chelate reductase 1 isoform X3, with protein sequence MELPGIVLAVWMFVCLCASVVGYPNGKVREACTNMIPCHGGSPQLSPEHSITVNGTEFKPGDSIEVHLSGPDFEGFFIQARDSEHLDSPAVGSFVLADRRHSQLLTCGRTKNSAVSHTSKAKKKDIKVYWIAPGDAPKNVQFLATVVKKYRIFWVKIPGPIISQPDVLSPTPPLHARSEAMSTSHPVSYISKPFSASGCGITKFCIRNPTNCDPGSASCFFLSFQQEESSVFIEMSGPSEGYLALAFSHDQWMGGDDAYLCVNEDHRVHVSTAHLKERSHPLLDSENALEDVSWRLADGVLQCSFRRSIRLPAYTGRFNLDTSYYIFLADGEASEGGPIHKHGRQPLVTDGLYNVTGLPQDIGGSRAPRLIKAHGALMFVAWITTVSIGVIVARFFKPVWSHSFLLGKELWFQVHRMLMLTTVMLTSISFVLPFVYRGGWSHQAGFHPYLGCGVMALTIFQPLMAGFRPSRHAPRRQLFNWFHWSTGTTARILAVVTMFLGMDLPALNLPDPWDTYAMIGFVAWHVGTDVLLEIHSYCLIRKVEVIEDDRVQILQSLTSAEAEGHLFKQIVLTIYICGNIVFLVAFLIAINQV
- the FRRS1 gene encoding ferric-chelate reductase 1 isoform X1 is translated as MGNTRSFNSFEGIRTKPTEMELPGIVLAVWMFVCLCASVVGYPNGKVREACTNMIPCHGGSPQLSPEHSITVNGTEFKPGDSIEVHLSGPDFEGFFIQARDSEHLDSPAVGSFVLADRRHSQLLTCGRTKNSAVSHTSKAKKKDIKVYWIAPGDAPKNVQFLATVVKKYRIFWVKIPGPIISQPDVLSPTPPLHARSEAMSTSHPVSYISKPFSASGCGITKFCIRNPTNCDPGSASCFFLSFQQEESSVFIEMSGPSEGYLALAFSHDQWMGGDDAYLCVNEDHRVHVSTAHLKERSHPLLDSENALEDVSWRLADGVLQCSFRRSIRLPAYTGRFNLDTSYYIFLADGEASEGGPIHKHGRQPLVTDGLYNVTGLPQDIGGSRAPRLIKAHGALMFVAWITTVSIGVIVARFFKPVWSHSFLLGKELWFQVHRMLMLTTVMLTSISFVLPFVYRGGWSHQAGFHPYLGCGVMALTIFQPLMAGFRPSRHAPRRQLFNWFHWSTGTTARILAVVTMFLGMDLPALNLPDPWDTYAMIGFVAWHVGTDVLLEIHSYCLIRKVEVIEDDRVQILQSLTSAEAEGHLFKQIVLTIYICGNIVFLVAFLIAINQV